The Sinomonas sp. P10A9 genome includes a window with the following:
- a CDS encoding 3-hydroxyacyl-CoA dehydrogenase family protein, with protein MSELTVAVVGSGYMGGGIAQVLALGGATVRIADVSEEIAAKNFERLLEEARQFVADGLFPEDAVERLEAHLSPAPSIEDAVAGADFIEEAVPEKIEVKHETLRRISAAARPDAVIGSNTSTILIASLAEAVTNPERFLGVHFSNPAPFIPGVELIPHPGTDPSVLPLVEDLVASTGKETARVKDATGFVLNRLQYALFHEATQIVEEGIATPEDIDTIVRTTFGFRLPVFGPFAIADMAGLDVYSFCYESLQSRWPERFATPASLQDLVDAGKFGTKSGAGYLDVPAERTPELVAYRNKAYAAIKKLMDELGPAPIAAASAHGAN; from the coding sequence ATGTCTGAACTCACCGTCGCCGTCGTAGGCTCCGGCTACATGGGCGGCGGCATCGCCCAGGTCCTTGCCCTGGGCGGAGCCACCGTCCGGATCGCGGACGTCTCCGAGGAGATCGCAGCCAAGAACTTCGAGCGCCTCCTCGAGGAGGCCCGCCAGTTCGTGGCCGACGGGCTCTTCCCGGAGGACGCTGTGGAACGCCTCGAGGCGCATCTCTCGCCCGCGCCGTCCATCGAGGACGCTGTGGCAGGAGCCGACTTCATCGAGGAGGCCGTGCCCGAGAAGATCGAGGTCAAGCACGAGACGCTGCGCCGCATCTCCGCCGCGGCCCGGCCCGACGCCGTCATCGGCTCCAACACCTCGACGATCCTCATCGCGTCCCTCGCCGAGGCCGTGACCAACCCGGAGCGCTTCCTCGGCGTGCACTTCTCCAACCCGGCCCCGTTCATCCCGGGCGTCGAGCTCATCCCGCATCCCGGGACCGACCCATCCGTGCTGCCCCTGGTCGAGGACCTCGTGGCCTCCACGGGCAAGGAGACCGCACGGGTCAAGGACGCGACCGGCTTCGTGCTCAACCGGCTCCAGTACGCGCTGTTCCACGAGGCGACGCAGATCGTCGAGGAGGGCATCGCCACCCCGGAGGACATCGACACGATCGTCCGGACGACCTTCGGCTTCCGCCTGCCGGTGTTCGGGCCCTTCGCCATCGCGGACATGGCTGGCCTGGACGTGTACTCCTTCTGCTACGAGTCCCTGCAGAGCCGCTGGCCCGAGCGCTTCGCGACGCCCGCATCGCTCCAGGACCTCGTGGACGCCGGCAAGTTCGGCACGAAGTCCGGAGCCGGCTATCTCGACGTCCCCGCCGAGCGCACCCCTGAACTCGTCGCGTACCGCAACAAGGCGTATGCGGCCATCAAGAAGCTCATGGACGAGCTCGGCCCGGCGCCCATCGCGGCGGCTTCCGCGCACGGCGCCAACTAA
- a CDS encoding MFS transporter, with product MSSPDQRTLAPSAQETTLKSAISKAARHLMPMLVILYFVAFLDRTNVGFAEAALRVDRGVSDGAFALGAGIFFIGYALFEVPSNLLLKRFGARFWLARIAITWGIVAAAFAFTTNDTMFTALRFLLGVTEAGLFPGVIMFLSEWFPNKVRVQMFAIFYLAQPFSQMIGAPLSGGLISFGDSLGFARGWQVMFFGEGVLAIVAGIAALFFLTNSPAKAKFLNDSEKSALSDAMALEDHVRTQDGPNGIWRAMANWKVWYFTVIYFALQIAVYGTTFYLPQQVAGLLGKKVGWEVGLVSAIPWLVGLFACYFLGKAAHTLTRRRNWGSLLYIGTGVFILASGWAGANGQPFLGIVFITLAVASFLSVGPITWAYPTAFLTGTAAAAGIGLINSLGNLGGFVAPLMRTGINAAVPTSSGVWGVVSLGVFAFVAAGMVFATKFFKGAKSDELLEQEALAH from the coding sequence GTGTCCTCACCCGATCAGAGAACCCTTGCGCCGTCGGCGCAGGAGACCACCCTCAAGTCCGCCATCTCGAAGGCCGCGCGGCACCTCATGCCGATGCTGGTCATCCTCTACTTCGTTGCCTTCCTCGACCGCACGAACGTGGGCTTCGCGGAAGCCGCCCTCAGGGTGGACCGCGGAGTGAGCGACGGCGCGTTCGCCCTCGGCGCCGGGATCTTCTTCATCGGCTATGCGCTCTTCGAGGTGCCGAGCAACCTGCTCCTCAAGCGCTTCGGCGCCCGTTTCTGGCTCGCACGCATCGCGATCACGTGGGGCATCGTCGCTGCGGCCTTCGCATTCACCACGAACGACACCATGTTCACGGCGCTCCGGTTCCTCCTCGGCGTGACCGAGGCCGGCCTCTTCCCCGGCGTGATCATGTTCCTTTCGGAGTGGTTCCCGAACAAGGTCCGCGTGCAGATGTTCGCGATCTTCTACCTCGCGCAGCCGTTCTCGCAGATGATCGGTGCTCCGCTGTCCGGCGGCCTCATCAGCTTCGGCGACTCCCTCGGATTCGCCCGGGGCTGGCAGGTCATGTTCTTCGGGGAAGGTGTGCTCGCGATCGTGGCCGGCATCGCCGCGCTGTTCTTCCTCACGAACAGCCCGGCCAAGGCAAAGTTCCTCAACGACAGCGAGAAGTCCGCGCTCTCGGACGCCATGGCGCTCGAGGACCATGTCCGCACCCAGGACGGCCCGAACGGGATCTGGCGCGCCATGGCCAACTGGAAGGTCTGGTACTTCACGGTCATCTACTTCGCCCTGCAGATCGCGGTCTACGGCACCACGTTCTACCTTCCCCAGCAGGTGGCCGGGCTGCTCGGCAAGAAGGTCGGCTGGGAGGTCGGCCTGGTCTCTGCCATCCCTTGGCTCGTGGGCCTCTTCGCCTGCTACTTCCTCGGCAAGGCCGCTCACACTCTCACGCGTCGTCGCAACTGGGGCTCGCTGCTCTACATCGGCACTGGTGTGTTCATCCTCGCCTCGGGCTGGGCCGGCGCCAACGGCCAGCCATTCCTGGGCATCGTGTTCATCACCCTCGCGGTGGCGAGCTTCCTCTCGGTCGGCCCGATCACGTGGGCCTACCCGACAGCCTTCCTCACCGGCACCGCCGCTGCTGCGGGCATCGGCCTCATCAACTCGCTCGGCAACCTCGGAGGATTCGTGGCCCCGCTCATGCGCACGGGCATCAATGCAGCGGTTCCGACGAGCTCGGGGGTCTGGGGCGTCGTGTCGCTGGGCGTGTTCGCGTTCGTCGCGGCCGGGATGGTCTTCGCCACCAAGTTCTTCAAGGGTGCGAAGTCGGATGAGCTCCTCGAGCAGGAGGCGCTCGCGCACTGA
- a CDS encoding SDR family NAD(P)-dependent oxidoreductase, translating to MTAFPTSRTVILTGAASPRGIGRASAHYLAELGWNIGIIDVDADAAKRVAEEIALEHGVVAAGAGADVSDEAQVRAAFDELEGALPQIVALVNLAGVSSAVSYLEVTPEEWNRVMGINMNGVHYATRRAVESMVTHGVGRVVNLSSVSAQRGGGTFSKTVYSAAKAGVIGFSRSVARELGHAGITVNVISPGPIDTDIMGGTLTDERKEKMAADGVLPRIGTPLDIAAAIAYLISEDAGFVTGQTLNVDGGLYMH from the coding sequence ATGACTGCCTTCCCCACATCCCGCACGGTCATCCTGACCGGCGCAGCATCGCCGCGCGGCATCGGTCGCGCGTCGGCGCACTACCTCGCCGAGCTCGGCTGGAACATCGGCATCATCGACGTCGACGCCGACGCCGCGAAGAGGGTTGCCGAGGAGATCGCCCTCGAACACGGCGTCGTCGCCGCGGGAGCCGGCGCCGACGTCTCGGACGAGGCCCAGGTGCGGGCCGCCTTCGACGAGCTCGAGGGCGCGCTCCCCCAGATCGTGGCACTCGTGAACCTCGCGGGCGTCTCCTCCGCCGTGTCCTACCTCGAGGTGACCCCCGAGGAGTGGAACAGGGTCATGGGAATCAACATGAACGGTGTGCACTATGCGACGCGGCGCGCCGTCGAATCGATGGTCACCCACGGTGTGGGCCGCGTGGTGAACCTCTCCTCCGTCTCCGCGCAGCGTGGCGGCGGGACGTTCAGCAAGACGGTCTACTCGGCCGCGAAGGCCGGAGTCATCGGCTTCTCACGCAGCGTGGCCCGTGAGCTCGGCCATGCCGGCATCACCGTCAACGTCATTTCCCCCGGGCCGATCGACACGGACATCATGGGCGGGACGCTCACGGACGAGCGCAAGGAGAAGATGGCGGCCGACGGCGTGCTGCCGCGCATCGGCACGCCGCTGGACATCGCCGCGGCGATCGCCTATCTCATCAGCGAGGATGCCGGCTTCGTGACGGGCCAGACCCTGAACGTCGACGGCGGCCTCTACATGCACTGA
- a CDS encoding dihydroxyacetone kinase family protein has product MTRLWNDPASFADDMVEGFVRANGRWVRRVSGGVSRSTRSPEPEVAVVIGGGSGHYPAFGGLVGPGLAHGAAMGNLFASPSAHQVESVIRSSEQGRGVLLSFGNYAGDVLHFGAAQEALRQDGVDCRTVVVTDDIFSAPQSQKARRRGIAGDLTVFKAAGAAAAAGSGIDDVERAAVLANARTRSMGVAFTGCTLPGAEEPLFTVPEGKMAVGLGIHGEPGIDITDIPSADGLAELFVDRLLDAAEVPEGATIKGGRVVPILNGLGSVKNEELYVVYARIADLLTEAGLTLVDPRVGEFCTSFDMAGVSLTLLWLDEELERLWLAPADTPAFAAGSVDSSALEAVTMDGGYGGDGEWGEEAELPASSEESRKAAGVISQALAVMRDAIDAQAAELGRIDAIAGDGDHGIGMQRGTVAAAEAAMALGGQGAGAESLLTRCGDAWSDRAGGTSGALWGLILKTVGSHLGDTSPATAATLAAGISAAKTAVMDYGKAKVGDKTMVDALVPFADTLAARVTAGESLAEAWRKAASAAATAAEATADLMPGMGRARSHGAKSLGTPDPGAVSLALIAERIHTVIAASVTPIPSI; this is encoded by the coding sequence ATGACCCGGCTGTGGAATGATCCGGCATCGTTCGCGGATGACATGGTGGAGGGCTTCGTTCGCGCCAACGGCCGATGGGTCCGCAGGGTATCCGGCGGCGTCTCCCGCTCAACGCGCTCGCCCGAGCCGGAGGTCGCGGTGGTGATCGGCGGCGGATCAGGCCATTACCCGGCCTTCGGCGGCCTCGTCGGTCCGGGCCTGGCCCACGGCGCGGCGATGGGGAACCTCTTCGCCTCGCCGTCGGCCCATCAGGTCGAGTCTGTGATCCGCTCGAGCGAGCAGGGTCGCGGGGTACTCCTGAGCTTCGGCAACTACGCGGGCGACGTTCTGCATTTCGGGGCGGCGCAGGAGGCCCTGCGTCAGGATGGCGTCGACTGCAGGACCGTCGTCGTGACCGACGACATCTTCAGCGCGCCGCAGTCTCAGAAGGCCAGGCGCCGCGGCATTGCCGGGGATCTGACCGTGTTCAAGGCCGCTGGCGCCGCGGCGGCGGCCGGGTCCGGCATCGACGACGTCGAAAGGGCCGCGGTCCTTGCGAACGCGCGGACCCGCTCGATGGGCGTTGCCTTCACCGGCTGCACGCTGCCGGGGGCGGAGGAGCCGCTCTTCACGGTCCCCGAGGGGAAGATGGCGGTGGGCCTGGGCATCCACGGCGAGCCCGGAATCGACATCACGGACATCCCGAGCGCCGACGGGCTCGCCGAGCTGTTCGTCGACCGACTCCTCGATGCCGCCGAGGTCCCCGAGGGGGCCACCATCAAGGGCGGCCGCGTGGTTCCGATCCTCAACGGCCTCGGATCGGTGAAGAATGAGGAACTGTACGTTGTCTACGCGCGCATCGCAGACCTCCTCACGGAGGCCGGGCTGACCCTTGTCGACCCGCGGGTCGGGGAATTCTGCACGAGCTTCGACATGGCCGGAGTCTCGTTGACCCTCCTGTGGCTCGACGAGGAGCTGGAACGCCTGTGGCTCGCACCCGCGGATACCCCGGCGTTCGCGGCGGGCTCCGTTGACTCCTCGGCGCTCGAGGCAGTCACGATGGACGGCGGGTACGGCGGGGACGGCGAGTGGGGAGAGGAAGCCGAGCTGCCGGCGTCGTCTGAGGAGTCCCGGAAGGCCGCGGGCGTCATCAGCCAGGCGCTCGCCGTCATGCGCGACGCGATCGACGCCCAAGCGGCCGAGCTGGGGCGGATCGACGCGATTGCCGGCGACGGGGACCACGGTATCGGGATGCAGCGCGGCACCGTTGCCGCTGCCGAGGCCGCGATGGCCCTCGGCGGGCAGGGCGCGGGAGCCGAAAGCCTCCTCACCCGATGTGGAGACGCCTGGTCCGACCGCGCCGGCGGCACCTCCGGCGCACTCTGGGGCCTGATCCTGAAGACCGTCGGCTCTCACCTGGGCGACACCAGCCCCGCGACGGCAGCGACCCTCGCAGCCGGCATCTCGGCGGCCAAGACCGCAGTCATGGACTATGGCAAGGCGAAGGTCGGCGACAAGACCATGGTCGATGCACTCGTCCCGTTCGCCGACACGCTCGCTGCGCGGGTGACTGCGGGCGAGAGCCTCGCGGAGGCCTGGCGGAAGGCCGCCTCGGCGGCGGCCACGGCGGCGGAGGCGACCGCGGATCTCATGCCCGGCATGGGTCGGGCCCGCTCGCACGGCGCGAAGTCCCTCGGCACTCCGGACCCCGGCGCCGTCTCCCTTGCCCTCATCGCCGAGCGCATCCACACCGTCATTGCCGCTTCAGTGACACCAATCCCATCTATCTGA
- a CDS encoding GntR family transcriptional regulator, with protein sequence MSETVYPLAGAAALERRGLRDRVYDLVLDMLMTADIAPGTRLSIDAIARDLKVSPTPVREALVQLERTGLVTREALKGYRVAPPLAAGQLEALFDARLVLEGGATELAARHAEELVPRLEQALTEHRAISRIVHKSVAHGEKLSVGLIREYFAIDWNFHHLIFEGTHNPFLLDMSEAISTRVHRMRQTVKSGVSDADDAVVEHSAILDAFRGGSAEEAAAAMRAHIDRVRERARLDVASQ encoded by the coding sequence ATGTCTGAGACCGTCTACCCTCTGGCCGGGGCTGCCGCTCTGGAGCGGAGGGGCCTGCGCGACCGCGTCTACGATCTTGTCCTCGACATGCTCATGACGGCAGACATCGCGCCGGGCACGCGGCTGTCCATCGACGCCATTGCCCGAGACCTCAAGGTCTCCCCGACTCCGGTCCGCGAGGCACTCGTACAGCTCGAGAGGACGGGTCTCGTGACCCGTGAGGCGCTCAAGGGCTATCGCGTTGCGCCGCCTCTGGCGGCCGGGCAGCTCGAGGCCCTCTTCGACGCGCGCCTCGTCCTGGAAGGCGGGGCCACCGAACTTGCGGCACGCCACGCTGAGGAGCTGGTGCCGCGGCTAGAACAGGCGCTCACGGAGCACCGCGCCATCTCGCGGATCGTGCACAAGAGCGTTGCCCACGGTGAGAAGCTGTCCGTCGGCCTCATCCGCGAGTACTTCGCGATCGACTGGAACTTCCACCACCTCATCTTCGAGGGCACGCACAATCCGTTCCTCCTCGACATGTCCGAGGCGATCTCTACCCGCGTGCACCGGATGCGACAGACGGTCAAGTCCGGAGTCAGCGATGCAGATGACGCCGTGGTGGAGCACTCCGCGATCCTCGATGCCTTCCGCGGCGGGAGTGCCGAAGAGGCCGCCGCCGCGATGCGAGCCCACATCGACAGGGTGCGGGAACGGGCTCGCCTGGACGTCGCCTCGCAGTGA
- a CDS encoding sugar phosphate isomerase/epimerase family protein encodes MSTEPAFTAESWPIATCLHGFRAVDRNGLALHDAPAEVWDDMFAQIADVGFTLAELADSHVRPADLEPSRRDEFLSIARSHGVGIPSVHLQRQSVIMPGHEDRNLEYAHRTIDAAAEWGMQVFSTGLHQPFSAAQRNALWFWTAQGPQDPDDRDVWDTAVGRIRELGKHAADLGLRVSLEMYEDTYLGTGDSAVRFVEEVGLDNVGLNPDIANLIRLHRPIEDWRDLFAKTLPYANYWHVKNYSRDEAADGSWATSVPSTMETGLINYREVFRDAIATGFDGIILAEHYGGDSLGVCATNQKYIRTLLPKG; translated from the coding sequence ATGTCGACCGAACCAGCGTTCACCGCCGAATCGTGGCCCATCGCTACATGCCTCCACGGATTCCGAGCCGTGGACCGCAACGGGCTGGCGCTGCACGATGCACCCGCTGAGGTCTGGGATGACATGTTCGCCCAGATCGCCGACGTCGGCTTCACCCTTGCGGAGCTCGCCGACAGCCACGTGCGCCCCGCCGACCTCGAGCCCTCGCGCCGCGACGAGTTCCTCTCGATCGCCAGGTCCCACGGGGTCGGCATCCCGTCCGTGCACCTCCAGCGCCAGAGCGTGATCATGCCGGGCCACGAGGACCGCAACCTCGAGTACGCCCACCGCACGATCGACGCCGCAGCCGAGTGGGGCATGCAGGTCTTCTCCACGGGGCTCCACCAGCCCTTCAGCGCGGCCCAGCGCAATGCCCTGTGGTTCTGGACGGCCCAAGGCCCTCAGGACCCCGATGATCGCGACGTGTGGGACACCGCCGTCGGGCGCATCCGCGAGCTCGGCAAGCACGCCGCCGACCTGGGCCTGCGCGTCTCGCTCGAGATGTACGAGGACACCTACCTCGGCACCGGAGACAGTGCCGTCCGCTTCGTCGAGGAGGTGGGCCTCGACAACGTAGGCCTCAACCCCGACATCGCGAACCTCATCCGGCTGCACCGCCCCATCGAGGACTGGCGGGACCTCTTCGCCAAGACGCTTCCCTACGCCAACTACTGGCACGTGAAGAACTACTCGCGCGACGAGGCCGCGGACGGCAGCTGGGCCACCTCCGTGCCCTCGACGATGGAGACCGGCCTCATCAACTACCGCGAGGTGTTCCGGGACGCGATCGCCACCGGCTTCGACGGGATCATCCTGGCCGAGCACTACGGGGGCGACAGCCTCGGCGTCTGCGCCACCAACCAGAAGTACATCCGCACTCTGCTGCCCAAGGGCTAG
- a CDS encoding NAD(P)-dependent oxidoreductase — protein MLDTTPTTSDRDHPATTETVAVLGLGAMGLPMATRLATGLTVHGFDIAPVRLGLAAAAGIETFGTAKEAAEGADALLLAVRNGEQLDEVLFGEDGVAASLKPGAVVILTSTVGTDAIPGTVARLAALGVGLVDAPLSGGPVRAGEGDLLIVVGATPSDYEKAHPVLALLASTLTVVGDRPGDGQALKTVNQLLCGVHIAAAAEALALADALGLDQAKTLAALEAGAAGSFMLSNRGPRILEAYTESGAEVLSRLDIFVKDMGIVGKAARSAGLAAPVAAAAEQLYLLGQAQGLAAADDSAVIKVVAPARRTA, from the coding sequence ATGCTCGACACCACCCCGACCACATCTGACCGCGACCACCCGGCCACCACCGAGACCGTTGCCGTCCTCGGCCTCGGTGCCATGGGCCTGCCCATGGCCACGCGGCTTGCGACCGGCCTGACGGTCCACGGCTTCGACATCGCCCCGGTCCGCCTCGGGCTCGCCGCCGCCGCGGGCATCGAGACGTTCGGCACGGCCAAGGAAGCCGCTGAGGGCGCCGACGCGCTCCTGCTCGCCGTGCGCAATGGCGAGCAGCTCGACGAGGTCCTCTTCGGCGAGGACGGCGTTGCCGCCTCGCTCAAGCCCGGCGCCGTCGTGATCCTCACGAGCACGGTCGGCACCGACGCCATCCCCGGCACAGTCGCGCGTCTGGCCGCGCTCGGCGTGGGCCTCGTCGACGCACCGCTCTCCGGCGGTCCCGTGCGGGCCGGCGAGGGCGACCTCCTCATCGTCGTCGGCGCGACGCCGTCGGACTACGAGAAGGCACACCCCGTTCTGGCGCTGCTCGCCTCGACGCTGACCGTGGTCGGTGACAGGCCTGGCGACGGGCAGGCCCTCAAGACGGTCAACCAGCTCCTGTGCGGGGTACACATCGCCGCCGCAGCCGAGGCACTCGCCCTCGCCGACGCGCTCGGCCTGGACCAGGCCAAGACGCTCGCGGCCCTCGAGGCAGGCGCCGCCGGTTCCTTCATGCTCTCCAACCGCGGCCCGCGCATTCTCGAGGCCTACACCGAGAGCGGTGCCGAGGTGCTCTCAAGGCTCGACATCTTCGTCAAGGACATGGGGATCGTGGGCAAGGCCGCACGCTCGGCGGGCCTCGCCGCCCCGGTCGCAGCCGCCGCCGAGCAGCTCTACCTCCTCGGTCAGGCCCAGGGCCTCGCTGCCGCGGACGACTCCGCAGTCATCAAGGTCGTGGCGCCCGCCCGGAGGACCGCCTAG
- a CDS encoding triose-phosphate isomerase family protein: MAAFPPVLIGASTKMYFSHESTVHWCRAVAAIARSHPATRDGLAGLFVVPGYLSIAAAREALGGLAMVGGQDLATEDFGPFTGEVSGAQLAEAGCDLVEVGHAERRRLFGEDEAVVRTKTEAALRNGLIPLVCIGEPDRCDPADAATECIRQIDDALAGAGAAGLSGKAIVAYEPQWAIGAPEPAEPAYIRAVCGPLREHVRALEGHEGSAVIYGGSAGPGLLTQIADAVDGLFLGRFAHDPAAVEAILTEVSALVGQTPADRIRGAGGAHV; encoded by the coding sequence ATGGCGGCTTTCCCGCCGGTGCTCATCGGCGCGAGCACCAAGATGTACTTCAGCCATGAGTCCACCGTGCACTGGTGCCGTGCCGTCGCGGCGATCGCCCGGAGCCATCCCGCAACTCGGGACGGACTTGCGGGGCTCTTCGTGGTGCCCGGATACCTCTCGATCGCGGCGGCGCGCGAGGCGCTCGGCGGCCTTGCGATGGTGGGCGGCCAGGACCTCGCCACCGAGGACTTCGGCCCGTTCACCGGGGAGGTCAGCGGGGCGCAGCTCGCTGAGGCAGGCTGTGACCTCGTGGAGGTTGGCCACGCCGAGCGGCGGCGCCTCTTCGGGGAGGACGAGGCTGTGGTCAGGACCAAGACCGAAGCGGCCCTGCGCAATGGCCTGATCCCGCTCGTGTGCATCGGCGAGCCCGACCGGTGCGACCCGGCGGACGCGGCGACTGAGTGCATCCGGCAGATCGATGACGCCCTCGCGGGAGCCGGTGCGGCCGGCCTGTCCGGCAAGGCTATCGTCGCGTACGAACCGCAGTGGGCCATCGGAGCCCCGGAACCGGCCGAGCCGGCATACATCCGCGCGGTGTGCGGCCCGCTGCGGGAGCACGTCCGCGCCCTTGAGGGCCACGAAGGCTCCGCCGTGATCTACGGCGGCAGCGCCGGCCCCGGGCTCCTGACCCAGATCGCCGATGCGGTGGACGGCCTGTTCCTGGGCAGGTTCGCCCATGATCCGGCCGCCGTCGAGGCGATCCTCACCGAGGTTTCGGCCCTCGTCGGCCAGACCCCGGCTGATAGGATCAGGGGCGCAGGAGGAGCCCATGTCTGA
- a CDS encoding ribose-5-phosphate isomerase produces MPAWRIVVGSDDAGFDYKEAIKKDLEASDLVTSLADVGVAADGGTNYPTIATTAAEMVARGEADRAILFCGTGLGVAVAANKVRGIRAVTAHDSFSVERSILSNNAQVLCMGQRVIGIEQARRNVREWLTYVFDETSASNDKVREICSYEGI; encoded by the coding sequence ATGCCTGCATGGCGCATCGTCGTCGGCTCGGACGACGCCGGCTTCGACTACAAGGAAGCCATCAAGAAAGACCTTGAGGCGAGCGATCTCGTGACGTCCCTCGCAGACGTCGGCGTGGCTGCCGACGGCGGCACCAACTATCCGACGATCGCCACCACCGCAGCCGAGATGGTGGCCCGCGGCGAGGCGGACCGTGCGATCCTCTTCTGCGGCACGGGGCTCGGGGTGGCTGTCGCTGCCAACAAGGTCAGGGGAATCCGCGCCGTGACTGCCCATGACAGCTTCTCGGTGGAGCGCAGCATCCTGTCCAACAACGCCCAGGTCCTGTGCATGGGCCAGCGCGTCATCGGCATCGAGCAGGCCCGGCGCAACGTGCGGGAATGGCTCACCTACGTGTTCGACGAGACGAGCGCGTCCAATGACAAGGTCCGCGAGATCTGCAGTTACGAAGGCATCTGA